The following proteins are co-located in the Carassius auratus strain Wakin unplaced genomic scaffold, ASM336829v1 scaf_tig00214714_1_2670353, whole genome shotgun sequence genome:
- the metrn gene encoding meteorin — MEVWGFRDVALWISFLTGFTMASYSEDQCSWRGSGLSQAVKNVEQVWLRCAEGSVEWLYPAGALRLTLSPRLQWSAMGPGESSRSPVSACIKPDQHWGGAQLYLERDGVLELLVGDETSEPSGPAHVRCFSAMPGERPALFLQATPHQDISRRIAAFHYELRGDWTAQPSVNTDPISSEGVCRPCNNTEILMAVCTSDFVVRGNIRSVDTDSHLKAAVIKVSATRVFRQKFALFPESGRLTRSGEIRTALLCGVRPGAGSFLFTGRVHFGEAWLGCAPRYKDFLKVYEQAKQSLTIPCTLIND; from the exons ATGGAGGTTTGGGGCTTTAGGGATGTTGCGCTTTGGATTTCATTCCTGACGGGTTTCACGATGGCCAGTTACTCGGAAGACCAGTGCAGTTGGAGGGGAAG TGGTCTCTCTCAGGCGGTGAAGAACGTGGAGCAGGTTTGGTTGAGGTGTGCGGAGGGCTCTGTGGAGTGGCTGTACCCCGCTGGAGCGCTGCGTCTCACCCTGTCCCCCAGACTGCAGTGGAGCGCCATGGGTCCCGGCGAGTCCAGCAGGAGCCCGGTGTCGGCCTGCATCAAGCCGGATCAGCACTGGGGCGGGGCTCAGCTCTACCTGGAGCGGGACGGGGTCCTGGAGCTTCTGGTGGGAGACGAGACGTCCGAGCCGTCCGGCCCGGCCCATGTGCGCTGCTTCAGTGCCATGCCTGGAGAACGACCGGCTCTCTTCCTGCAAGCCACACCGCACCAGGACATAAGCAGACGCATCGCCGCATTTCACTACGAGCTGAGAGGGGATTGGACAGCACAGCCGTCAGTCAACACAGACCCAATCAGCAGCGAAG gAGTCTGCAGGCCGTGCAATAACACTGAGATCCTGATGGCTGTGTGCACTAGTGACTTTG TGGTCCGAGGAAACATCCGTTCAGTGGATACAGACTCACATCTGAAAGCGGCAGTGATCAAAGTGAGCGCGACGCGGGTTTTCCGTCAGAAGTTTGCGCTGTTCCCTGAATCGGGGCGTCTGACGCGGTCGGGCGAGATCCGTACGGCTCTGCTGTGTGGCGTTCGGCCCGGCGCGGGCAGCTTCCTGTTTACCGGCCGCGTGCACTTTGGGGAGGCATGGCTCGGCTGCGCTCCACGCTATAAAGACTTCCTAAAGGTGTACGAGCAGGCCAAACAATCTCTGACGATCCCCTGCACTCTGATCAACGACTGA